CTGAATTACCAGACTTAGTATTTATGGACATCCAAATGCCTGATATGGATGGAATTACAGTGACTAAGTGCATTCGTCAATCCCAGACCATCGCCAAACAACCTGTCATTATCGCCCTCACGGCCAATGTCCTCGAGGAAGAAAAACAACGATGTCTTTCGGCAGGAATGGATGATTTTATGACAAAACCGCTTTTGTTACATGATCTTGATTTTATGATTCGAAAATGGGCGAAAAAGAATTTGATACAGTCCAATATTTAAGGACCCTCCATTGGCTACAACTCTCGGCAAACTTCCCCACGGCGATATTCTCAAACGTCTCTCTCAGTCTGAACACTTCCAATCCGGCAGCTTTCATAACTTGGAACCAACAGAAATGCTAGCACCTAACAGTTCCTATTGGAAAATGGCTATCAAATACTGGCAAAAACCAAATTCCATACGCCCCTCCTCGCCTATTCCTTCTAGCAAAATCAACTTAAACGAGTTGGATGCCACTAAGCCGCAATACATTTGGTTTGGACATTCTTCTTATTTATTGTTAGCTGATGGAAAAAAAATCTTAGTCGATCCTGTATTTTCCGGTTATGCCTCACCTGTTCCTTTTGCAGTTAAATCATTTGATGGAACCGATGTATATTTACCTGAAGATATGCCCGATTTAGACATTTTACTTATTACTCATGACCATTATGATCACCTAGATTATGAAACGGTGATTAAGTTACATCCCAGGACAAAAACCATCGTTGTTCCGTTAGGTGTATCTGCCCACCTGTTATCTTGGGGAGTTCCTTTACAGAAAATTGTGGAGTTGGATTGGTTTGAGTCTAAAGAAATTGTTTCCAATCTAACTGTGACTGCCACACCTACAAGGCATTTCTCAGGACGAAGTGTACTTAGAAATAAAAGCCTCTGGTGTTCCTATGTTTTAAAATTAGGAGAATATAAAGTCTTTGTCGGTGGTGATTCTGGCTTCGGATCTGTATTCGAAACCATTGGAAAAAAATATGGCCCCTTTGATTTGGCCTTCTTAGAATGTGGGCAGTATGGTGACGACTGGCCCTCTATCCATATGCGCCCAGAAGAAACTGCGCTTGCAGCAGAAACTATCGGAGCCAAATCTTTTGTTCCCGTCCATTGGGGAAAATTTATTCTTTCTCTCCATCCTTGGAATGATCCAATCAAACGAGTTCTGGTTGCCTCTCAAAATTTAAAACTTAATTTGCAAGTTCCTAAAATTGGAGAAAGTTTTGCCTTCACAGGCTCAGGCAGTGTAGATGGCTGGTGGAATTTTCAGTGACAGAAGTATCCGTTCATTAATACAGTCAGATAGATTTTATTTAGGTCTTAATTATGAAACATGCTTTAGTCATTGGTGCCACATCCGACATTGGAATCCATATTGCTACATCCCTAGCCAAAAAAGGATTTTCACTTTCTCTAACGGGAAGAAACAAAAAAAAGTTAGAAGAATTGAATACGGAACTTAAACCCCAATTTTCAAATACAACAGTTGCTACTTATTTATTAGATGTAACAGACTTTTCCTCACATAATATTTTTTATGAATCCCTTCCGACCAAACCATCCATAGTCTTTTTTGTCGCAGGGTATTATGAAGACCAAACGAAAGCAAGAACCGATCAGGAAGAACTTTTAAAAACAATCAACACTAATTACTCAGGAATCGTTTCACTCATTAATATCTTTTCTTTGGATATGGAACAAAAAGGAAATGGAACAATTGTTGTCATCAGTTCTGTAGCGGGGGAGCGCGGTAGACAATTGAACTATATTTATGGAAGTGCCAAAGCAGGACTTACTACCTACCTCTCTGGTCTTCGGTCACTATTGTTTTCCAAAGGAGTCCATATTTGCACCATCCAATTGGGTCCAGTGTATACAAAAATGTCAGAGGGTCACAACCTGATTCCATGGCTCACCTTACAGTCAGAAAGTGCTGCAGAACTCATTGTAAACGCAGGACTTAAGAATAAAGATATTATTTATATTCGTTGGCCATGGCGTTGGATCATGTTTGGGATTCGTATCATTCCAGAATGGATTTTCAAGCGCCTCCCTCCCTTTTGATTAATTAATCAATGCTAAGGATAACTGACATAGTTCCAAATTGATTGGAAACCGTTAATCATTGGACAACTATGCAATGCAGCAGCTCCCATTCCATTACAGCCACTAGTCACCAAACGCTTGCTATTTGCAAATGGTGAACCTATACTTGTATTCGTGAGAGCGCCTGTCATAGAGAATTGATTCAACCAAGCATCTGTTACTTGGTTTAAATTTCCACTAAAGTTGGCAACAGTATCATTTTCATGAATTAGACCGTAGTACGAACCCGCAGGAGCCGTTTGTGCTCCCCCCATCCAAGTGGGAATGGTTGCAAATTGTAAACTATAATCAGAGACTCCACTATAAATAGAAACTCTTGCCACTGCCCGAATTTTTCCATGAAATGCAGCATGCCCGCTTCCTTGCGAGTGACCACCTACATACACTAAAGACCAATTGATATTATTTCCAGTAACAAACTGCTCCCAACCTTCCCCTGGCCTTGTTTGAACCAAATATTGAAGTAGGGAAAGTAACCTTCCTTCGATGGAGTTAGAAGCATCCACCGATACATAAGGAGATACATCTGCCCCTGTGATTACTTCCCTACGCAAATTTTCAAAACAACCTGCATCAGACTTAGCATCTCCTTGGTTACAGACACTATTTACAGCTTCGTTATTTGGATAACTAAGTCCAATGATATGGTAACCACGTGTAGCACCTTGTTGTAAAATCGCACCAATTTCACAAGGCGAAGATCCTGTACCCGGATAAAAAACAGATAGTATATTTTTTCGACTAACACCTGATTGAGGAAGATAGACTTGGTGCGGAGTATTGTATGAATTAATCGCAGAAGAAGTTTGTGTAGGTGAAATTTGTAATCTAGTTAAGGCACCCACGTTTCCACTGGATGGAAAGGTGTTTTGTCCAACACAAGAACGTGCATACAATCCAATACCCAAAAGAGTCACAATATCTTCGTTTTCGTTTTCCTTGGAATCCTTTTTACATGAATAAAAGAAACTAACAAAAATAGATAGGACAAGTAATCCCGTAAGAAAACGAATTAAAAAACTAGAACTCAATGAAAACACCCTAAAATAAAAGATTAATAAGATATATTTAGAATATCTACAAAAAGAAAGCAATGATTTATACAATTATAGTCGTTCACTTTTCGAGATCCTACTTGCTGAAAGGACAAACAAAATGCTTAAATACAGATTAAATTCAACTTCAATCTCTACTAAGAAAAATGAATGCTTTTTGGAAAGTTTACTTTAGTTTTTGAAACTGCGTAACTAGGTCATCCGTCTTAGAACCGATTCCTTCGATTCTTGATACAACAATACCTTCCTTGGAAACCAAACTATAAACGGCAGAGTGATTGAATTCTCCATTAGAAATTTTTTTATAATTGATTCCAAGAACCACTGACAACATACGAATGTCTTCTTCCTTACCTGAAAGAAGAGTCCAACTCTCGTTTAAGTTCATTTTCTTTTTATAGGCGCTGAGAACAGTTGGTGTGTCTTTTTCAGAATCAAAACTAACAAGCACCATACGAGGCTCTAATCCAGAGGTTTCTTTTATTTTTTTGGAAAGTTGTTCCATATCTGCTACAAGTCTTGGACAAATGGATTGGCAAGATGCATAAAACATGCTGATGATAAATAAAGTACCTTTTAAATTTTTCAAAACCAGCGGTTGGTTAATTTCGGTCGTCCACTTTGAGCCCAAGTCAAATAAACTCCCTTGGGCACCGTCACCAGCAGCTAAAACATGATCATGGTGATTGTGTTCGCCAGAACTATGATCGTCGCAACCTAAACACAATACGGAAGCAACAAAAAGGAAGATGATTTTTTGAATGAACTGATTTTTCATAATGGATTGTCCTTTATTTTTATATCTGATGCACATCGAAATCCTAAATACTTTGCGGTATACCAACCTTTCAAACCGGCTCGATACCCATAACGCATGTAAGATGCATAATTGGAAAAGTCATTCGCTTTTAAGGAACCGCCTCCGCAAAAAAGACTACTCTCTAAATCTGTATCTTGTCTGGAATCCCCGGTAACAGAAGTGTTATTAAAATCAAAGACCCACTCCCAAATCATTCCATGTTGGTCATATACCCCAAGTCCATTTTTGTAACGACCCACAGAAGGTAAAAACTCTGGTTTCTGTTCTCCATACCAAGTAAGGATCACAGTTTCCACTTCCTTTTTATTTTTACCTGTTGGTGGAATGTTTGCAACATACTCCCATTCTGATTCTTTGGGCAGCCTTTTTCCTTTCCACTGGCAATAAGCATTTGCAGAAAACCAAGAAACATAGGTAACAGGGGAATGGACCTGATTGGATTCAGGTGTTTTAAACTTCCAGTCCCCTAAATAACCGCCATCAGCAAATAAAGGTGATACTTTTCCCTTTTTCCATTCTGGATTGGCTTCTAT
The window above is part of the Leptospira terpstrae serovar Hualin str. LT 11-33 = ATCC 700639 genome. Proteins encoded here:
- a CDS encoding MBL fold metallo-hydrolase yields the protein MATTLGKLPHGDILKRLSQSEHFQSGSFHNLEPTEMLAPNSSYWKMAIKYWQKPNSIRPSSPIPSSKINLNELDATKPQYIWFGHSSYLLLADGKKILVDPVFSGYASPVPFAVKSFDGTDVYLPEDMPDLDILLITHDHYDHLDYETVIKLHPRTKTIVVPLGVSAHLLSWGVPLQKIVELDWFESKEIVSNLTVTATPTRHFSGRSVLRNKSLWCSYVLKLGEYKVFVGGDSGFGSVFETIGKKYGPFDLAFLECGQYGDDWPSIHMRPEETALAAETIGAKSFVPVHWGKFILSLHPWNDPIKRVLVASQNLKLNLQVPKIGESFAFTGSGSVDGWWNFQ
- a CDS encoding SDR family NAD(P)-dependent oxidoreductase, which codes for MKHALVIGATSDIGIHIATSLAKKGFSLSLTGRNKKKLEELNTELKPQFSNTTVATYLLDVTDFSSHNIFYESLPTKPSIVFFVAGYYEDQTKARTDQEELLKTINTNYSGIVSLINIFSLDMEQKGNGTIVVISSVAGERGRQLNYIYGSAKAGLTTYLSGLRSLLFSKGVHICTIQLGPVYTKMSEGHNLIPWLTLQSESAAELIVNAGLKNKDIIYIRWPWRWIMFGIRIIPEWIFKRLPPF
- a CDS encoding BPSS1187 family protein encodes the protein MSSSFLIRFLTGLLVLSIFVSFFYSCKKDSKENENEDIVTLLGIGLYARSCVGQNTFPSSGNVGALTRLQISPTQTSSAINSYNTPHQVYLPQSGVSRKNILSVFYPGTGSSPCEIGAILQQGATRGYHIIGLSYPNNEAVNSVCNQGDAKSDAGCFENLRREVITGADVSPYVSVDASNSIEGRLLSLLQYLVQTRPGEGWEQFVTGNNINWSLVYVGGHSQGSGHAAFHGKIRAVARVSIYSGVSDYSLQFATIPTWMGGAQTAPAGSYYGLIHENDTVANFSGNLNQVTDAWLNQFSMTGALTNTSIGSPFANSKRLVTSGCNGMGAAALHSCPMINGFQSIWNYVSYP
- a CDS encoding SCO family protein, translating into MKNQFIQKIIFLFVASVLCLGCDDHSSGEHNHHDHVLAAGDGAQGSLFDLGSKWTTEINQPLVLKNLKGTLFIISMFYASCQSICPRLVADMEQLSKKIKETSGLEPRMVLVSFDSEKDTPTVLSAYKKKMNLNESWTLLSGKEEDIRMLSVVLGINYKKISNGEFNHSAVYSLVSKEGIVVSRIEGIGSKTDDLVTQFQKLK
- a CDS encoding formylglycine-generating enzyme family protein → MNRWFFLLIFLFVIPISGEMVKIPAGTWRPFLKETDSKLGGTLKIKSFYLDQYPVTKKEYFEFIEANPEWKKGKVSPLFADGGYLGDWKFKTPESNQVHSPVTYVSWFSANAYCQWKGKRLPKESEWEYVANIPPTGKNKKEVETVILTWYGEQKPEFLPSVGRYKNGLGVYDQHGMIWEWVFDFNNTSVTGDSRQDTDLESSLFCGGGSLKANDFSNYASYMRYGYRAGLKGWYTAKYLGFRCASDIKIKDNPL